ATGATAATCAAGCCGAAGGATTGATACAAACGTCTCTTGTATCAGTCTTTTTATCCCCAACACAATAATCATTATTACTAAAAAACTCGAATACTAAAAGTGAACTATAAACTGGATACTCATTTTTGAACCATATCATGAGTTAAAATCTCATTTTTTGTTTCAAATCACAGGCATCAAAGGTTTGGTCATAGATGGGAACGCACAAAATAATAATGTTAGATCAATGTGATCAACGCCTTACGGCATCAAAGGTTTGGTCATTTACCCAGACTGTTTAATTTAGCAAGTTTTAACTGAGGTGATCAACGCCTTACGGCATCAAAGGTTTGGTCATAACTCCAGGAAGATGTGAATCCAAATGCCGCACCAGTGATCAACGCCTTACGGCATCAAAGGTTTGGTCATCACAGGACTTAGTGGAAATTGTCCGCAATACCCTGAGTGATCAACGCCTTACGGCATCAAAGGTTTGGTCATGGTATTAGCGATACTCTTTATCTTCCGCGATATTCGTGATCAACGCCTTACGGCATCAAAGGTTTGGTCATTCATTTCGCCGCGCCCCACCATTCTTCCGATGGGCTGTGATCAACGCCTTACGGCATCAAAGGTTTGGTCATCAAAGAATCCTATAAATTAATTTAGCGCAGAGTGTTGGTGATCAACGCCTTACGGCATCAAAGGTTTGGTCATTTCATTAGAAGGGGGGAGCCTCAAACAATACTTTCTGTGATCAACGCCTTACGGCATCAAAGGTTTGGTCATAGAAGGCGACCAGCAAAAAATAGTGAAACTTCCCAAGTGATCAACGCCTTACGGCATCAAAGGTTTGGTCATGTCCAGGGTGGTGCAGCCATGAAACCAGTAATACTGTGATCAACGCCTTACGGCATCAAAGGTTTGGTCATATGAATTTTTTAAAATAATCCCAGCTTCTAGTATCGTGATCAACGCCTTACGGCATCAAAGGTTTGGTCATGCGACAATAGTTAAATTCATCTACAAATAAATAAGTGATCAACGCCTTACGGCATCAAAGGTTTGGTCATACTAGAGATGCTGCTGCAATCCGTGAAAGATTATGTGATCAACGCCTTACGGCATCAAAGGTTTGGTCATTGCAAACGTAAGAAAAAGGTGGATGGTTCACAGAGGTGATCAACGCCTTACGGCATCAAAGGTTTGGTCATGGGGTAGGCACAGCAACCTTATATCCTGCCATCTCGTGATCAACGCCTTACGGCATCAAAGGTTTGGTCATAGATGGCATTATGTCTGCTGTTGGCTTTTAGGAGAGTGATCAACGCCTTACGGCATCAAAGGTTTGGTCATATTCCCTACTGTAAGTTTTGATGTTCAACCTGAGTTGTGATCAACGCCTTACGGCATCAAAGGTTTGGTCATTTTTCTTAACTTCATAAAGTGCGGCAAGTTGTTGACGTGATCAACGCCTTACGGCATCAAAGGTTTGGTCATACTATGATCCCTCTGTGTGTTTGTATCCCTACTCTATGTGATCAACGCCTTACGGCATCAAAGGTTTGGTCATATACGTATTCAACAATTAAAATTCCGGGTTTACCTGTGATCAACGCCTTACGGCATCAAAGGTTTGGTCATTTCTTTTTAAATCAGGTGAATCAACATCAGCAAAATGTGATCAACGCCTTACGGCATCAAAGGTTTGGTCATAGCGATGGCTGAAACCGTTATCAGGACACCGCCCATTTGCTATTTTGCAAGCATATGGCTGAAAAATGCAACAAAGCGGTTCATTTTTTACCAAAATTGAAATTTCACAGTTTCCGCCTAAGCTTAAGAAGCTTACCTGAACTAGCTTTTGACCTTACGAAAGAAAATACAAGCACCTCCTACAAACCCAAAAAGCTCCAAATCAAAGCACAGTAAGCTTTTGCTAGTTGTTTGCTGCGATTACAGGCTTCACAAACAGAGATCCATGTATTTTTAGACAATCTTGTAAGTTTGTTCTTGATCTGACCAAGCACCAGGACGATTGTAAGCTGGAATAGAATTAACGCATTGATTTGACAGACGAATTAATAACAAACTATCTTCTGGCGCTAAAATTTTCTCCAGTTCCCAACGTAATTTCTCTCGTGTTCGCATAGTTAACCAAGAGCGAAAAATAGAGTATTGCATCCTTTCGCCGTATCCTTGGAGTAAGTTGTAAGCCTTCCGCCAACGTTTAGAATCACGGATGTCGTAGCAAATTAAGTAACAGTGTTGTGCTTCACCCATTGTTACACCTCACCGCAATATTAATTGCCCAAATAAACCACCTTCACCAGACCATTCTTTTTCCAGTAGTCTTACCTCTAACTCGAATAAACGGCGATAGGTCAGAGAGTAACCAGTAACGGGATGTTTCCAAGTTTCTTGTTTACGAGACTCATATAACTCAACAAATTTACGTCGCCCAAGTTCACTTAGCCAAACCTGCTTACCTCGAACCTCAAAATCTGCTTTGACATCCCATTGACCCCGATTAACTGAAGCCATCACTGTCATATCTACTAAAGGCACTCGAAAGATTTCTAGTAAATCCAATGCTAGAGGTGCAGCTTGAGAACGCGGCTGGTGGTAAAAACCTAAAGCAGGCTCTAAACCAACAGTTAAAATCGCGTTCATAACATCTTTGAGTAGCAAGGCATAACCAAAACTCAGCATTGCATTGAATCGGTCTAGCGGTGGACGGCGATTTCTACCAGCAAAATGCAATTGGGTGGCAACTTCTTTGGAAATCAAATCGGGTAAAGCGCCGAAATATAAAGCCGCAAGGTTGCCTTCAAATCCTAATAGTGACTCTAGAGATTTCGCTTGCGGAACCTGTTTGAGTACACTTTTCATTTGAGCGATCGCCTTGTCTAATTTATCTGTTTTGGATTTCCCCCTCGTACCTCGCATTAAAAACTTGCGTTGCCCTTGACCACGACAGATTACGAGTTTACGTGCTAACTCTAAACAAGTCTCAGAATTACTCAATGCGGCATACTGACGAATCCGTCGTTGAATACTGCCTTGTCTGGAATCGAAACTACCAAGGTAACGACCACCACCAGAAATAAAATGCACTCCTATTTCTTGAACAGCGCAAAAATGAAGTGCTTGGGTAGAAATTTGTGAAAAACTGTGTAAAACTAGCTGCCCAACCTGATGAGCCGGAATTGTTTCAACAGGTTGATTGCGACGAGTAATTTTGATTTGCTCTCCGGTTCGACCAACTGATGTTCCTGGTTCTAAAACATGAATTACTTGCCGCTCGTCATCTTCAGGAAACAAGCGAATAGGTTGCCACTCTTTATTATGGGCAAGCCGCGCTTCTTCTGGTAAACAGACGGGAGCTAGAGAACAACGAGCGCACAATCGCTCATTATCAATTACAGGCGGCCGATAAGTCGATTTTCTCAGATTACGTGCTTGTTGAATTGCCTCTCGGACTGTTGCGCGTCCTGCATCATCCAGTGGCACATGAACGACGACATTATCAGTGTGATAGCGGATGCGTCCTTCCTTAACTGTGATTTCATGCGCGGATTCTAACAGGTAAGCGTAAGCGAGAATTTGTAGGCGATCGCTCTCCCAAGCCTGGGGCTGATTGTTCTCATCTCGGTAACAACGGCCGCGTTTGTGTTCGTAGGGGATTGTTTGACCGTCACGGGTGCGGAGGGCATCAAGCCGACCACGCAAACCCAGTTCTCCGCTTTCGAGAAATAGCTCCTCCCATTCCTCATCTTCTTGTTTTTCAAGTTCGGTGTGCAGTCTGCGTCCAGCAAACACGGCTGCATCCTGGGTGTAAAGTTCCTCAACTTCTTCAAGGTAAAACAGGCGAGGACAGTAGGCAAGAGCGTGAAGGGCAGATACGCGGATGGTTTCTGCTTTAGTAAGTTCTGAACGGTCTAAAGTTTGCATTTTTGATGTCTTCAGGATGAATATCAACAATTAAACGCCTTGCGACATCAAAGGTAGAAATTGATCGTACTACATTAACTTCCTTGATTATCTAAAGTTTGAAATTTCCGCCCAAATAAACTTAATAGTGCCTAAACGACTATGCTTAACACCTAACGGCATCTTAGGAAATACAGCCTAATTTGTTTTAATAATAGTCCAAGCAGACTCAGGTGGATAACTCTGGTTAGAAGTTTCCAGCATTAAGTATCTCTGCCAACGAGTACCTTTTGAACCAACATGATCCACCCAGTAAGGTAAAGTTAGTAATCCATCTTCATCTTTGACTAACCATTGCAACGATTCACCTTGGTAATTCTCAGGCAAGATATTAATAGAATTAACTAAATCTCGACTTTCTCCTAAACAAATACCTCCAAAACGGTTAATGGCAGCAGGATCATTAAATGCAATCTTCAAGCGTTGTGGTAGTGCTGGTTGGGAATTATCTTCTCCAATATCTACCCAAGCAATAAATCGTATATCAGTTAATAATTCCTGATAATCGGGTCTAGCATTACTTGCATCGTGAATATCTTTTTTCTTGAAGCGTCGAAAGGTGCGGATGACAGTAGATTTTTGAGGTTGGGAAAGCATAGCGATCGCTAAACGAGTTCCACAATGCTTGTATCTATCCATCTCTCCTATTATAGAAAGTAACATTCCATAAACCGTAGATGGTGGAGGTACTGGGTAAGTTTCCGCGTACTCCCTTGCGCGAGATTGACGAAAACTTGCAATAGGAATCTCTACTTCCAAAGCTAAAATTTTTTCAGATGTTTTCATCATCGAATCAACTCCAATTGAGGTAGTTGTAAATCTCTAACGATGACTTCTTTCATGCTTTGTATAGCTAGTTTAATTCCAGGAAAAACATTTACACCTAATTGCTTTAATTCTTTTATTTCATCATATTCTGTTATTTCACCAGCTATCCACAACTCTTGTGGTTCAATATCTTGATTTCGGACTTTTCTAATCAATTCTTTAATTGAAACTTCTGTATCGTTTTCTTCGTAACAATAAAGAATGCGAGGAGAAAAATCATGAGTCCATCGTAAAACTAAACTTTCAGGAGAAAAATCGTAAAGAAAGCGGGAATGATTTCCTGCTACTTCTCCCAAAGAGCTTAAACCATCTAAAACTGCTATTATACGAGATTTGTCCTTTAAGCGTTCTGGAGTTAATGCAAATCCATATTGATAACGAGTAGCATGAACTTCTGTACCATAAAGTGAAGTTCGTCCCTTTTTACCACTAGCAGAATTAAAGGTTAAATCACCGCTAAAAGGGGTTGTAGAGACAGCACGAGTTACTTCTAAAACTCCTCGTTTAGCTGTTGTTGTACCCTTGGGAGCTTTTTTACCTTTTTGTTTAGGTTCATCTGAAGCTTCTACTTTTGCACCTTCCGCACGCATGAATCCTAAAACATCATCATCAATAAACGTGATATCATCAAAGTTTTCATTTTGCCAAATATTATCATTGATATCATCGTCCCAACGACGATTGACTTGATAGTCATTACCAGCAGTTTGCCAGTAGTAACGCAAAGCCCAACGAATTGCTTCAGAAGATACTGTTGTATGTACTTCTCCCTTCCACAAAATTTTCTGTAGAGTGGTTATATTACCTTCATTCTCCCCACGGTTATTAGCAGCAGTACCGTATCCAGTTAATATGTTACCAAACAAATGAAACGACATTGTTCAAGCTCCTTAATAAAATATAAAAAGTCAAAAGCCTAATTTACTTAAGATATTAAATGCCAATATCTATTAAATCTTCATCTACTTGTTCTTCATCAGTATCGTTTGTAGTACCCTTACCTTTATAACTAGCTAATGCTAGTAAAGCTAAATCTCTTGATTTCTTCCAGTTTTTCTCATTCATGACAAATTCCATTAGTTCCTCCCAATGTTCTTGTAAAGTTGGTATTTTTCCGGCGCGTGACCAAAAATCAGTAATAAATTCTCGAAATGTATCCGAGTTTTTACATCGACCTAATCCAGTCCTGATACGTACTGTTTCTCGCTCAAAGTTCGGAACTTCTCTTCGTCTATTTGCTTGTTCAGAAATTTGTCCATATGTGAACTTAATTGCTTCGTGGCAAGCTTTAACAAACAGTTTCTCGCGCTCATCTGATTTAACTTTTTGAATCACTTGATATAGCCCTCCTCTTTCGTAAGTCAATTGTTTAAATAATTCATTACTGTTCACTTTGTCTGAAATACTAGAATACCAAGGTTGGTTTCTGGCCAGATTTTCAGCAATTAATTCTCTAGCAAAGCTAGTTACTACAAAACCACCATTTTTACTTTCTACAGTTTTATCTCTTAGCCAATCATTACAAATTTGATAGTTTTGGCATATCTCTTGACTAGCTTCAACCAGATACATATCAGTTCTAGTTTTCTGCTGGGTAGCCCAAGCAACAGTTCCTAAAGTAAAAACTTGGCAGCGTGATACAGCAAAACCTTTAGCAACATTGATTGTAGATTCTAAAGTTAAAAACTTTAGCCCTGCATCACCTAAGCTAGAAGCATGAAAATCTTTATAAGTTGCATATCTTAAATGTTGATTTTGACGATATTGAGCATATTTAGCTAAATCTATAATTTCTGGAACTACAAGTGCATATTGTGCGCGTTTATCTCGCAATTTTGAGCGAAGAATGTAGTAATAACAAGCGACAGGAGCAAATAACAAGACAAAGGCATTTTCTGGAGGTTCTTCAAAGCTTGTATCAGAACTAAAAGCAACATGACGCACTACTGCACCAGGGCTTAACCATCCAGCAATGCTGATGGATTTTGTCAACAAATTTCCATTTTTATCACAAAGGTTATCAGCAAAATCTTGATAAGCATAGCTTTGTAAGCTTTTATATGTAACCTGAATCTCTCTGTCGCCTTCGCCTAATGATAAAGATTCGGTTTTAGTCCCGGTTGATTTATGAGTGCTAGTGTGTTGTAAAAAAGTACCCAAGATCCCTTGATGTACAATTACTTGAGCATCTTTACGCATAGTTTGTGAATCTAAACCGCGAAGGGCGATTAATCCATCATTTATTTGAAATGATTCTTTTAATAACCATTCCAAAACAGTTTTATCATTTCCTTCCCAGTCTAAAATGACTTTGCGATCACTAAGTTGCCAATGTAGACCTTCTGGACAAACCGCATTCTCTTTGCCTAATTGATTTAAAGTCATCCATAAGCCTGCTAAACCAGCGCAATGCAACAAAGTAAAACTGGAATTACTTAAATCAAACTCTAATTTCACTGTTCTGCCCCTACCTCTTCACTGTAACTAATGATGCCTGCTGGAGTAACAGGATAAAAACCTTTACGCGGCCATTCCCAATATTTGTATCTGGCATCAATTCTGATTGGTACTGACCAAGCTTGTGCTTCCTTTAGAAACAATTTCATTCGAGATTCATTTAAACCTTGTTTGAGTAATTCTTGTTGGTGTTGTTCGGCAATAGCCCAGATTGAGGTTTCATCCTCTCCCAATAGCACGGTAATCGTGTAACCACCTTCACGTAAAAAATCTGGGCGATTACACCAGTTATCTTCAAGCCAGCTTGATCTGACTTGCTCAACTTCCTCAACATTAAGGCTAGCCGCTACTTGTGCTAAGTCTCGTTGAGAAATACCTGTTTTATGGGAAAATTCTTGAATTAATTGCTCCCCTGTAGAAAGCTCTGCTTTATCATAGGGTTGCTTATTATGCCAAGGGTAAATAATTGCCAACTTTGAACCTTGTTCGGGTCTAGCCATCCTACGGTTTAATCTTCCCATGCGTTGAATTAAAGACGCGGCGGGAGCCATTGCAGATATAAGTAAATCTGCACTTAAATCCAGAGACATTTCACAGACTTGTGTAGTGATAGCCAAGACTGGTTCATTTGTTTGAAAAGCATCAATGACTGCTTGATGCTTTTTAAGCCTATCTTTATAGCGATAACGACTGTGATAGATTAATGGTTTAATGTCTAATTCTGGTAAATTCTCAGTAAGCTTAACTTTTGCTGTGCGGTAGATATCAATACAGCTTTTTACAGAATTAGTCACCCATAAAACTTTCTGCTTATTTGAGAGAGCTTCAATTGTAGGTTGCCAAATTTCCTGTAATTCATCAAAGTTAATGACTTCACGAATATATTTAATGTCATAGCGCTTCAGTTCCTCTAGTTCCTTTGGGCCTTCGATGGGTTCATCTAATGCTTCCCCTTCTTCTGCAAGGACTTGACGGATAGCTTCTAATTGTTCGGGAGTAAAACTAGCGCTCATTAAGAGTATAGGCGCACCACGAAACGCTTTGATAAATTTCAATAATGTACCAAAAAGCCGGGAATCGTATGCGTGAACTTCATCAAATACAAAAGCTGATTGAGCGATCGCTGCCCAAGAGTAAAGTGGTTTACGATTATTTTGAATAATTCCTAATACAGAATCAACTGTACAAACAATTAATTTTTTTCGCCATGCTTGAAAGGCCATGAGCCGAGCATTAATACCCTCAGAATCATCCGATTCCCCAGAAAATAGTAGCTCTCGATCCAAATCAGCACGGGAGTGCATCAAGGTTGCTTCAATCTCTGTACCATCTACATAGTCAATATATCCTTGAGAAGCTGTACCTGTAGTTGGATAGGAAAAAAATAATTTACGTCCAACAGCCCATTTTTTACCCCAAGCATAAGCACCAATTGTTTTACCTGTTCCACAACCTGCTTTAACAACTGTTACTCGACGCTCCGACTTAGCAATTGACTCTTGAAATGGGCGTAATTTCTGACCTTTTAGCCGTTGGTTAACTAATTTCTGGAAATCCTCTTTTGAAAGTTGCAAGGTTAATACCTGTTCAATCCATACTTTAAAGTCTTCCTCAGCTAAAGGTAATGCAGAACCAGCTAAATCTGCTGCAATTACTGTTGCCTTTACCGCAGCAATAAATTTTTGTTGCTCCCAGTCTAGTTGCGATTCAAATTTAATAAATTCACTGCGTAGATTTATTAAAGCTTTTTGTAACTCTTGTTTAGACCATATTTCTTGAGGTACTTTCGGTAGTTCTTTAGGTAATCCTAAAGTTTGATGACCCATTTTCAAGACCGCTTGGAAATCTGAATGATGAGTATATATTTTTAATTCATCTCCTGTACCTGAAAGAATTTCGGCTATAAATTCGGCAACTTGATTATTTCCATTGACACCTATTTTAAGATGATGTCCTATTGCTGCCCAAATCGCAATCATTAAATCGGCATTTTGACATTGTTCTAGCCATTCTCTAAATGTCACTACCTGTAAGGCTAAAATACCGCTAATGACTTCATGACGCAGCATTTGCCTGTTTGAATGATCGTTTGATAGTTTTAATAAATCTTTGCGGAACTTAAGGTATTTTTGATCTAATGTTTTAGGATTAATGGTTTTTAAATAAACCATCTCTTGAAAATGTTGATTTGCTTTACCCCAATCATGCAAATATGCACCTAATTTAACTGTTTTTGCAAAGTAATCCAGACTAACATTTTTTAGCCCTAACTGTTGAAGGATAGATTGACCCAACTTATCAACCAAAATATCGGCGGCTTGCATGACAAAGCTAATATGACCTGTATACTTGGCAGAACCCCGTGCTTTATCGTTGTTTTTCTCCTCCATTGAAAAGGATTTAGCTAATAACACCTTAAACATTTCCACCTCCACCGCTAGGTTGGAAGTATCCACAACCAAGGTGTCTTTTGCCACCAATACCCAATTGTTGTAATTTTATAGAATCCTCATCATTTAATCCTGAAATCTCCGTAGTAAAACCTACAATGGTATACCGTTTAACTTTAAGTGTTTTCCGATATGGTTCACCGTTTTTATCTGTAGGGATATAAATCTCGCCTGATATCCCTAAGCTGTTAAGTTGACGTTGTGCGGCTAATAAAAATGATTTTGGTTCGCTATATCCTTTAATAACAACAATTCTAGACTTGAGCTTTTTAGCTGGTTGAAGCATAAAGATTTGTGGAATACCAATCTGAATTTCATGTATTCCTATACGAATAGACTTTCCTGCTAGTTGATAAATTAAGGAAATTTGAGGAATTTGTACGCGAACCCTAAAACAAGATTTCTCAGTCAGAAGTATCTTTCCTTGCTTATCTGGAAAACCAGGAATTGTCAAAATGCTCATGTATTTTTGCTGTCGTAGCTCTGGAATAAGGTGAATGCACGCAGCATAAAGCCCATAGTTATGATCCGCAGGAAGATACTTTCCTCTAACTGGAAAAGTTAGTTCAACAAAAGGCTCAAGCTCATTACCTGCATCTTGAGATGCAAAAAAATTCACAGATGCAACCATTTTAGGATGCTCCTAAATCATAAAAATATTCAATCTTTTCAAAACCTTGCGGCATCTAAGGTAGTAAACCGATAATACGTAATCTTTTGAGAAGTACTCTTGTTAAGTGGTAGTTTTTTCAGACTTGTTTAAGACCTTAAAACATCTGAATTAATTAATGAATAACAAAATTTTAATTTTATGTCAAGTAATTTACACTTTTATGCTCAACGCCTATCGGCATCATAGGTTCGGAGCAGATCGGGTTATCTTAGTCCCAACTGCTCTATAACACTGATAACTATCCAGCCTTAAGACCGTAAAAGTGATCAACGCCTTACGGCATCTTAGGTTAAGGTGAATATCCATATTATTACCATAAAAACTTTCTATAAGCTTGGTACAATCATCTGTCAGAGAAATAATTTATCTTCCTTAAGATTTAACTATTTTAAATATTATGAAGTGTGTAAGCTTACTGAATGTGATTAACGCCTAGTGGCATCAAAGGTTTAGTCAGGGTTGTAGTACGGTTTCTGTAATAATCGCTGCTGGGTGATCAACGCCTACTGGCATCAAAGGTTTGGTCAGTTCATGAGCGATCGCATCCAACGCATCCAGTTGATAGTGATCAACGCCTACTGGCATCAAAGGTTTGGTCAGATCAGTATTCTGTAGTGTCGTTCTATCTAGACCCTAGTGATCAACGCCTACTGGCATCAAAGGTTTGGTCAGCCCATAAAAAAATGCTCTATATTGCCTTGTAACAGGGTGATCAACGCCTAGTGGCATCAAAGGTTTGGTCAGGACTTGAAACCAGTTATGCGATCGCCATCTGCCCAGTGATCAACGCCTAGTGGCATCAAAGGTTTGGTCAGTTTATAGCGTGGCGCACCTCGTAACACCATGACTCGTGATCAACGCCCAGTGGCATCAAAGGTTTGGTCATGTCTGAGAAAGGATAAAACTCAACGCCTTGCCCCTCGTGATCAACGCCTAGTGGCAATCAGAGGTTAAACAGCCAAGTTTACCAAAAAGAACTTACCAGCCTAGATATGTGATCAACGCCTAGTGGCAATCAGAGGTTAAACAGGTTTACCTAGTGGCAACTCTCTAAAAAAACTGATGTGATCAACGCCTAGTGGCAATCAGAGGTTAAACAGACTTTGACGGTGAAGTAATTGTTGACGATTAGGAATGTGATCAACGCCTAGTGGCAATCAGAGGTTAAACAGAGCGGTTACTGAAATACATATTAGAACTGCCTTCAAACTCGATATTATAAGCATCTTGCTTCAAACAGCAATACATGAGCTACATTTGTATCTAAGTCTTAACTTTAAGAATAGCTATTGATTCTGAAATTCCTGTATTATATATGCTCCAGCCCTCCAAACAAAAATGCAAGCACCTTCAGACAACTTGAAACCTTTGAAAAGCATTTCTAGCAAAGATTTCATGGCATTTTTCCTTCTTTTTGAGCTTTCACATTGACAGATCCATGCAAAATAGAGTCTCGCTTGTTATGAACTAAGATTTTTACTTGTAATTCTAATTAGAAAACGCAAAGCTTCGTTAACTGCTTCTGAAGTCGGAAACATCTGATAAACATCAGGTTCTAGAACAACAGCCACTCTTTCAACTTTTGTATAATCATTACCTTGTTTACCATTCAATCTCTGATTTAGCTCTGGGCTATCTTCAGCTAAGGATGATTGCAAAGGTAAAGTATTTAATTGGTTAACAAGTGCCTCCCAACTATTGGCTTTTAAGTTAAAGTGAGCCTTGGCATCTCGTAACGTTTTATATTTCTGCTTGAGGATTTCGACTGTGTAGCTTTGCCTTTGAGACATATCAGTTTCGTTGTTAAGGTCTTCCTCAACCATCTCGACTACTTCATTGATCAGCCGTTCATGATTTTCACTAATTTGGGCAGCAGCTCCTAAAATTCGTGAAGTCGCTTGTATTTGCACTTGGCTTTCATGTTTGAGGCGGTCTGCAATGTTACGGATTTGATCTCCCAGCTTGGTCTTGCCTTCGCTAGGATTAGTTGATAATAGTTTTTTACCCATGAGATTTTATTATTCTGAAAGTATTTCTTTGATTGCCAGCCAAATGCGTTTAAACTTCTGCACCAAGCCTATAGGACTATTTGTTGTTTCTTCTTCCACTGAATCAACTAAAGACTGAATCCGATCTAAACGTTCAGCGACAACGTAGAGGTTATTGACTGCCTCATCCTTACTGGACATAGATTCACGTAACAGAACAACCATATCAGCAATTTCACGCTTCAGCCGTTCATTTTCAGCTTTGCGACGGGTTTCCCATCCTTTAATACTAGCTTTGGAACGTCGCTCATACTTGAGTTCTGCTTTTGCCTCACTATATAAAGTTAAATACCTTTCTAGCTCGGAGTTAGCTTGCTCATATTTGGTGAGTAACTCGGTGTTTCTGGCTTGTTCCTCGTTGTACAAGCAAAGCGTTTGTTGATAATTTTGTTGTTCACTAACGTATAACTGATAGTTTTGGGCAGCAAGTTCTTCTAATTGAGTTAACTTGACTTGATAAGTTTGAATCTCTTGTTGAACATGAACTAGTTGAGTTGTAGCTACTTCATTTTCTTGAGCTTTTTGCTGCC
Above is a window of Nostoc sp. MS1 DNA encoding:
- the cas6 gene encoding type I-MYXAN CRISPR-associated protein Cas6/Cmx6, with the translated sequence MVASVNFFASQDAGNELEPFVELTFPVRGKYLPADHNYGLYAACIHLIPELRQQKYMSILTIPGFPDKQGKILLTEKSCFRVRVQIPQISLIYQLAGKSIRIGIHEIQIGIPQIFMLQPAKKLKSRIVVIKGYSEPKSFLLAAQRQLNSLGISGEIYIPTDKNGEPYRKTLKVKRYTIVGFTTEISGLNDEDSIKLQQLGIGGKRHLGCGYFQPSGGGGNV